Proteins found in one Neomonachus schauinslandi chromosome 1, ASM220157v2, whole genome shotgun sequence genomic segment:
- the SH2D3A gene encoding SH2 domain-containing protein 3A isoform X3 — MQVQQDGEDFASQPWYHGPLSRQKAEALLQQDGDFLVRASRSRGGHPVISCRWQGSALHFEVLRVALRPRPGRPTALFQLEDERFPSLPSLVRSYVTGQRPLSQATGALASRPVIRQGPIRRSFSEDTLLGSPAWIELPRARKRSDSQPAGLEHMGRSREDHPGPGASTVPTCALPRMGSDPMLLKTPAPLGCVVDSLRASDGQLHAKAPTKPPRTPSLLLHDASGRPPTYCELVPRVPSAQGTPPDHSGPETEAPPWWEANEEEEEENRSFARPKAEVSFWPPNNPFCLLGPQNRPLEPKVLSTLRDLFLEHHPGSTALHLLLVDCQVSRLERTWRQLRRSHTDAALAFEQELKPLMRALDEGAGPCEPGEVALPHVVPAVRLLEGEELPGPLDESCERLLRTLHQARQMARDAPKFREAAARRLRGFRPNPQLREALTTGFVQRLLWGSRGVGAPQATRLEKFQRVLSVLSQRLEPDV, encoded by the exons ATGCAGGTGCAACAGGATGGAGAGGACTTTGCCAGCCAGCCCTGGTACCACGGCCCCCTGTCCCGTCAG aaggcTGAGGCCCTCCTGCAGCAAGATGGGGACTTCTTGGTTCGAGCCTCCAGGTCCCGGGGGGGCCACCCAGTGATCTCCTGCCGCTGGCAGGGCTCAGCCCTACACTTCGAGGTGCTCCGTGTGGCTCTGCGTCCCCGGCCAGGCCGGCCCACAGCTCTCTTTCAGCTGGAGGATGAACGTTTCCCAAGCCTGCCCTCCCTGGTTCGCAGCTATGTGACCGGGCAGCGTCCACTGTCCCAGGCCACAGGGGCCTTGGCCTCCAGGCCTGTGATACGGCAAGGACCCATTCGACGCAGCTTTAGTGAGGACACCCTCCTAGGGAGCCCAGCTTGGATAGAGTTGCCCAG GGCTAGGAAGCGGAGTGACAGTCAGCCCGCAGGCTTGGAGCACATGGGGCGGTCAAGAGAAGACCACCCTGGACCAG GAGCCTCCACTGTGCCCACATGTGCCCTCCCTCGGATGGGTAGTGACCCCATGTTGCTGAAGAccccagctcctctggggtgCGTTGTTGACAGCCTCAGGGCCTCCGATGGGCAGCTTCATGCCAAGGCACCCACCAAACCACCTCGAACACCCTCACTGTTGCTGCATGATGCATCTGGACGCCCCCCAACATACTGTGAGCTGGTGCCCCGAGTGCCCAGTGCCCAAGGAACCCCCCCAGACCACAGTGGCCCAGAGACAGAGGCCCCACCATGGTGGGAAGCCAacgaagaagaggaggaagagaacagaAGTTTTGCAAGACCAAAGGCCGAGGTCTCTTTCTGGCCCCCTAACAACCCCTTCTGCCTCCTGGGCCCCCAGAATCGGCCCCTGGAACCCAAAGTCCTGAGTACTCTCCGTGACCTATTCCTGGAGCACCATCCTGGGAGCACGGCCCTGCACCTATTATTGGTAGACTGCCAG GTGTCCCGGCTGGAACGCACGTGGCGCCAACTCAGAAGGAGCCACACCGATGCTGCGCTGGCCTTCGAGCAGGAGCTGAAGCCGCTGATGCGGGCACTGGATGAGGGCGCCG GACCTTGCGAGCCGGGCGAGGTGGCGCTGCCGCACGTGGTCCCCGCCGTGCGCCTGCTGGAGGGCGAGGAGCTCCCGGGGCCGCTGGACGAGAGCTGCGAGCGGCTGCTGCGCACCCTGCACCAGGCGCGTCAGATGGCCCGGGACGCGCCCAAGTTCCGTGAGGCAGCGGCCCGGCGCCTACGAG GATTCCGGCCGAACCCGCAGCTGAGGGAGGCCCTGACCACAGGCTTTGTGCAGAGGCTCCTCTGGGGAAGCCGAGGCGTGGGGGCACCGCAAGCCACACGTCTTGAGAAGTTCCAGCGCGTCCTCAGTGTCCTTTCGCAGCGCCTGGAGCCGGATGTTTGA
- the SH2D3A gene encoding SH2 domain-containing protein 3A isoform X1, giving the protein MQVQQDGEDFASQPWYHGPLSRQKAEALLQQDGDFLVRASRSRGGHPVISCRWQGSALHFEVLRVALRPRPGRPTALFQLEDERFPSLPSLVRSYVTGQRPLSQATGALASRPVIRQGPIRRSFSEDTLLGSPAWIELPRARKRSDSQPAGLEHMGRSREDHPGPGASTVPTCALPRMGSDPMLLKTPAPLGCVVDSLRASDGQLHAKAPTKPPRTPSLLLHDASGRPPTYCELVPRVPSAQGTPPDHSGPETEAPPWWEANEEEEEENRSFARPKAEVSFWPPNNPFCLLGPQNRPLEPKVLSTLRDLFLEHHPGSTALHLLLVDCQATGLLGVTKAQRGAMGVASGLELLTLPHGHRLRLELLERHEALALAGALAVLGCAGPLEERAATLRGLVELALALRPGAAGDLPGLAAVMGALLMPQVSRLERTWRQLRRSHTDAALAFEQELKPLMRALDEGAGPCEPGEVALPHVVPAVRLLEGEELPGPLDESCERLLRTLHQARQMARDAPKFREAAARRLRGFRPNPQLREALTTGFVQRLLWGSRGVGAPQATRLEKFQRVLSVLSQRLEPDV; this is encoded by the exons ATGCAGGTGCAACAGGATGGAGAGGACTTTGCCAGCCAGCCCTGGTACCACGGCCCCCTGTCCCGTCAG aaggcTGAGGCCCTCCTGCAGCAAGATGGGGACTTCTTGGTTCGAGCCTCCAGGTCCCGGGGGGGCCACCCAGTGATCTCCTGCCGCTGGCAGGGCTCAGCCCTACACTTCGAGGTGCTCCGTGTGGCTCTGCGTCCCCGGCCAGGCCGGCCCACAGCTCTCTTTCAGCTGGAGGATGAACGTTTCCCAAGCCTGCCCTCCCTGGTTCGCAGCTATGTGACCGGGCAGCGTCCACTGTCCCAGGCCACAGGGGCCTTGGCCTCCAGGCCTGTGATACGGCAAGGACCCATTCGACGCAGCTTTAGTGAGGACACCCTCCTAGGGAGCCCAGCTTGGATAGAGTTGCCCAG GGCTAGGAAGCGGAGTGACAGTCAGCCCGCAGGCTTGGAGCACATGGGGCGGTCAAGAGAAGACCACCCTGGACCAG GAGCCTCCACTGTGCCCACATGTGCCCTCCCTCGGATGGGTAGTGACCCCATGTTGCTGAAGAccccagctcctctggggtgCGTTGTTGACAGCCTCAGGGCCTCCGATGGGCAGCTTCATGCCAAGGCACCCACCAAACCACCTCGAACACCCTCACTGTTGCTGCATGATGCATCTGGACGCCCCCCAACATACTGTGAGCTGGTGCCCCGAGTGCCCAGTGCCCAAGGAACCCCCCCAGACCACAGTGGCCCAGAGACAGAGGCCCCACCATGGTGGGAAGCCAacgaagaagaggaggaagagaacagaAGTTTTGCAAGACCAAAGGCCGAGGTCTCTTTCTGGCCCCCTAACAACCCCTTCTGCCTCCTGGGCCCCCAGAATCGGCCCCTGGAACCCAAAGTCCTGAGTACTCTCCGTGACCTATTCCTGGAGCACCATCCTGGGAGCACGGCCCTGCACCTATTATTGGTAGACTGCCAG GCTACAGGCCTCCTAGGAGTGACCAAGGCTCAGCGGGGTGCCATGGGGGTCGCCTCTGGCCTGGAGCTGCTCACACTTCCCCATGGGCATCGCTTGAGGTTGGAACTTCTGGAGAG ACATGAGGCGCTGGCGCTGGCGGGGGCGCTGGCCGTGCTGGGCTGCGCGGGGCCGCTAGAGGAGCGCGCGGCCACCCTAAGGGGCCTGGTGGAACTGGCACTGGCGCTGCGGCCGGGGGCGGCCGGGGACCTGCCTGGACTGGCCGCGGTCATGGGCGCTCTGCTCATGCCCCAG GTGTCCCGGCTGGAACGCACGTGGCGCCAACTCAGAAGGAGCCACACCGATGCTGCGCTGGCCTTCGAGCAGGAGCTGAAGCCGCTGATGCGGGCACTGGATGAGGGCGCCG GACCTTGCGAGCCGGGCGAGGTGGCGCTGCCGCACGTGGTCCCCGCCGTGCGCCTGCTGGAGGGCGAGGAGCTCCCGGGGCCGCTGGACGAGAGCTGCGAGCGGCTGCTGCGCACCCTGCACCAGGCGCGTCAGATGGCCCGGGACGCGCCCAAGTTCCGTGAGGCAGCGGCCCGGCGCCTACGAG GATTCCGGCCGAACCCGCAGCTGAGGGAGGCCCTGACCACAGGCTTTGTGCAGAGGCTCCTCTGGGGAAGCCGAGGCGTGGGGGCACCGCAAGCCACACGTCTTGAGAAGTTCCAGCGCGTCCTCAGTGTCCTTTCGCAGCGCCTGGAGCCGGATGTTTGA
- the SH2D3A gene encoding SH2 domain-containing protein 3A isoform X2 has product MQVQQDGEDFASQPWYHGPLSRQKAEALLQQDGDFLVRASRSRGGHPVISCRWQGSALHFEVLRVALRPRPGRPTALFQLEDERFPSLPSLVRSYVTGQRPLSQATGALASRPVIRQGPIRRSFSEDTLLGSPAWIELPRARKRSDSQPAGLEHMGRSREDHPGPASTVPTCALPRMGSDPMLLKTPAPLGCVVDSLRASDGQLHAKAPTKPPRTPSLLLHDASGRPPTYCELVPRVPSAQGTPPDHSGPETEAPPWWEANEEEEEENRSFARPKAEVSFWPPNNPFCLLGPQNRPLEPKVLSTLRDLFLEHHPGSTALHLLLVDCQATGLLGVTKAQRGAMGVASGLELLTLPHGHRLRLELLERHEALALAGALAVLGCAGPLEERAATLRGLVELALALRPGAAGDLPGLAAVMGALLMPQVSRLERTWRQLRRSHTDAALAFEQELKPLMRALDEGAGPCEPGEVALPHVVPAVRLLEGEELPGPLDESCERLLRTLHQARQMARDAPKFREAAARRLRGFRPNPQLREALTTGFVQRLLWGSRGVGAPQATRLEKFQRVLSVLSQRLEPDV; this is encoded by the exons ATGCAGGTGCAACAGGATGGAGAGGACTTTGCCAGCCAGCCCTGGTACCACGGCCCCCTGTCCCGTCAG aaggcTGAGGCCCTCCTGCAGCAAGATGGGGACTTCTTGGTTCGAGCCTCCAGGTCCCGGGGGGGCCACCCAGTGATCTCCTGCCGCTGGCAGGGCTCAGCCCTACACTTCGAGGTGCTCCGTGTGGCTCTGCGTCCCCGGCCAGGCCGGCCCACAGCTCTCTTTCAGCTGGAGGATGAACGTTTCCCAAGCCTGCCCTCCCTGGTTCGCAGCTATGTGACCGGGCAGCGTCCACTGTCCCAGGCCACAGGGGCCTTGGCCTCCAGGCCTGTGATACGGCAAGGACCCATTCGACGCAGCTTTAGTGAGGACACCCTCCTAGGGAGCCCAGCTTGGATAGAGTTGCCCAG GGCTAGGAAGCGGAGTGACAGTCAGCCCGCAGGCTTGGAGCACATGGGGCGGTCAAGAGAAGACCACCCTGGACCAG CCTCCACTGTGCCCACATGTGCCCTCCCTCGGATGGGTAGTGACCCCATGTTGCTGAAGAccccagctcctctggggtgCGTTGTTGACAGCCTCAGGGCCTCCGATGGGCAGCTTCATGCCAAGGCACCCACCAAACCACCTCGAACACCCTCACTGTTGCTGCATGATGCATCTGGACGCCCCCCAACATACTGTGAGCTGGTGCCCCGAGTGCCCAGTGCCCAAGGAACCCCCCCAGACCACAGTGGCCCAGAGACAGAGGCCCCACCATGGTGGGAAGCCAacgaagaagaggaggaagagaacagaAGTTTTGCAAGACCAAAGGCCGAGGTCTCTTTCTGGCCCCCTAACAACCCCTTCTGCCTCCTGGGCCCCCAGAATCGGCCCCTGGAACCCAAAGTCCTGAGTACTCTCCGTGACCTATTCCTGGAGCACCATCCTGGGAGCACGGCCCTGCACCTATTATTGGTAGACTGCCAG GCTACAGGCCTCCTAGGAGTGACCAAGGCTCAGCGGGGTGCCATGGGGGTCGCCTCTGGCCTGGAGCTGCTCACACTTCCCCATGGGCATCGCTTGAGGTTGGAACTTCTGGAGAG ACATGAGGCGCTGGCGCTGGCGGGGGCGCTGGCCGTGCTGGGCTGCGCGGGGCCGCTAGAGGAGCGCGCGGCCACCCTAAGGGGCCTGGTGGAACTGGCACTGGCGCTGCGGCCGGGGGCGGCCGGGGACCTGCCTGGACTGGCCGCGGTCATGGGCGCTCTGCTCATGCCCCAG GTGTCCCGGCTGGAACGCACGTGGCGCCAACTCAGAAGGAGCCACACCGATGCTGCGCTGGCCTTCGAGCAGGAGCTGAAGCCGCTGATGCGGGCACTGGATGAGGGCGCCG GACCTTGCGAGCCGGGCGAGGTGGCGCTGCCGCACGTGGTCCCCGCCGTGCGCCTGCTGGAGGGCGAGGAGCTCCCGGGGCCGCTGGACGAGAGCTGCGAGCGGCTGCTGCGCACCCTGCACCAGGCGCGTCAGATGGCCCGGGACGCGCCCAAGTTCCGTGAGGCAGCGGCCCGGCGCCTACGAG GATTCCGGCCGAACCCGCAGCTGAGGGAGGCCCTGACCACAGGCTTTGTGCAGAGGCTCCTCTGGGGAAGCCGAGGCGTGGGGGCACCGCAAGCCACACGTCTTGAGAAGTTCCAGCGCGTCCTCAGTGTCCTTTCGCAGCGCCTGGAGCCGGATGTTTGA
- the TRIP10 gene encoding cdc42-interacting protein 4 isoform X3, whose protein sequence is MKQERKMHFQEGRRAQQQLESSFKQLENSKRKFERDCREAEKAAQTAERLDQDINATKADVEKAKQQAHLRSHMAEESKNEYAAQLQRFNRDQSHFYFSQMPQIFDKLQDMDERRAAHLGAGYGLLSEAELQVVPIIAKCLEGMKVAADAVDAKNDSQVLIELHKSGFARPGDVEFEDFSQPMNRVPSDSSLGTPSDGRPELRSSGRSRAKRWPFGKKNKTVVTEDFSHLPPEQQRKRLQQQLEERNRELQKEVDQREALKKMKDVYEKTPQMGDPASLEPRITETLNNIERLKLEVQKYEAWLVEAESRVLSNRGDSLGRHPRPPEPPASAPPDSSSTNSGPQDDKESSEEPLSEEGQDAPIYTEFDEDFEEPASPIGHCVAIYHFEGSSEGTISMAEGEDLSLMEEDKGDGWTRVRRKQGGEGYVPTSYLRVTLS, encoded by the exons atgaaacaggagagaaagaTG CACTTTCAGGAAGGCCGCCGGGCTCAGCAGCAGCTGGAAAGTAGCTTCAAACAGCTGGAGAAT AGTAAGCGTAAGTTTGAGCGGGACTGCCGGGAGGCTGAAAAGGCAGCCCAGACCGCTGAGCGACTTGATCAGGATATCAATGCCACCAAGGCTGACGTGGAGAAG GCCAAGCAACAAGCCCACCTTCGAAGTCACATggcagaagaaagcaaaaatgagTACGCGGCCCAACTACAGCGCTTCAACCGAGACCAATCCCACTTCTATTTTTCCCAGATGCCCCAGATATTTGAT AAGCTGCAGGACATGGATGAGCGGCGGGCTGCCCACCTGGGAGCCGGGTATGGGCTCCTGTCGGAGGCCGAGCTACAGGTGGTGCCCATCATCGCGAAATGTCTGGAGGGCATGAAGGTGGCTGCAGATGCTGTAGATGCCAAGAAC GATTCCCAGGTCCTAATCGAGCTGCACAAGTCAGGCTTTGCCCGCCCTGGTGACGTGGAATTCGAAGACTTCAGCCAGCCCATGAACCGCGTGCCCTCAGACAGCAGCCTGGGCACCCCCTCCGATGGACGGCCTGAGCTCCGAAGCTCAGGCCGTAGCCGTGCCAAGCGCTGGCCCTTCGGCAAGAAGAACAAG ACAGTGGTGACGGAGGATTTCAGCCACTTGCCCCCAGAGCAGCAGAGAAAACGACTTCAGCAGCAGCTGGAAGAACGGAATCGTGAGCTACAGAAGGAGGTCGACCAGAG AGAAGccctgaagaaaatgaaggatgTGTATGAGAAGACACCCCAGATGGGGGACCCTGCCAGCTTGGAGCCCCGGATCACGGAAACCCTGAACAACATCGAACGGCTGAAATTGGAAGTGCAGAAGTATGAG GCTTGGCTGGTGGAAGCCGAGAGCCGGGTCCTGAGCAACCGGGGGGACAGCCTGGGCCGCCACCCCCGGCCTCCAGAGCCCCCAGCCAGTGCCCCTCCAGACAGCAGCAGCACCAACAGTGGACCGCAGGATGACAAGGAGAG CTCTGAAGAGCCCCTCTCCGAGGAGGGTCAGGATGCCCCCATCTACACGGAGTTTGATGAGGATTTTGAGGAGCCGGCATCCCCCATAGGTCACTGTGTGGCCATATACCACTTTGAAG GGTCCAGCGAGGGCACCATCTCCATGGCTGAGGGTGAAGACCTCAGTCTCATGGAGGAGGACAAAGGTGATGGCTGGACCCGGGTCAGGCGGAAACAGGGAGGTGAGGGCTATGTGCCCACCTCCTACCTCCGTGTCACGCTCAGCTGA
- the TRIP10 gene encoding cdc42-interacting protein 4 isoform X1 — protein MDWGTELWDQFEVLERHTQWGLDLLDKYVKFVKERTEVEQAYAKQLRSLVKKYLPKRLAKDDPESKFSQQQSFVQILQEVNDFAGQRELVAENLGVRVCLELAKYSQEMKQERKMHFQEGRRAQQQLESSFKQLENSKRKFERDCREAEKAAQTAERLDQDINATKADVEKAKQQAHLRSHMAEESKNEYAAQLQRFNRDQSHFYFSQMPQIFDKLQDMDERRAAHLGAGYGLLSEAELQVVPIIAKCLEGMKVAADAVDAKNDSQVLIELHKSGFARPGDVEFEDFSQPMNRVPSDSSLGTPSDGRPELRSSGRSRAKRWPFGKKNKPRPPPLSSLGGPLPSPLPNGPPSPRSGLDPLAILSEISKSVKPRLASFRSLRGSRGTVVTEDFSHLPPEQQRKRLQQQLEERNRELQKEVDQREALKKMKDVYEKTPQMGDPASLEPRITETLNNIERLKLEVQKYEAWLVEAESRVLSNRGDSLGRHPRPPEPPASAPPDSSSTNSGPQDDKESSEEPLSEEGQDAPIYTEFDEDFEEPASPIGHCVAIYHFEGSSEGTISMAEGEDLSLMEEDKGDGWTRVRRKQGGEGYVPTSYLRVTLS, from the exons GATCAGTTTGAGGTGCTCGAGCGGCACACGCAGTGGGGGCTGGACCTGTTGGACAAATACGTGAAGTTCGTGAAAGAGCGGACCGAGGTGGAGCAGGCTTATGCAAAGCAGCTGAG GAGCCTGGTGAAAAAATACCTGCCCAAGAGACTTGCCAAAGATGACCCGGAATCCAA GTTCAGCCAGCAGCAGTCCTTTGTGCAGATTCTCCAGGAGGTGAATGACTTTGCAGGCCAGCGAGAGCTGGTGGCCGAGAACCTTGGCGTCCGTGTGTGTCTTGAGCTGGCCAAGTACTCGCAGGAGatgaaacaggagagaaagaTG CACTTTCAGGAAGGCCGCCGGGCTCAGCAGCAGCTGGAAAGTAGCTTCAAACAGCTGGAGAAT AGTAAGCGTAAGTTTGAGCGGGACTGCCGGGAGGCTGAAAAGGCAGCCCAGACCGCTGAGCGACTTGATCAGGATATCAATGCCACCAAGGCTGACGTGGAGAAG GCCAAGCAACAAGCCCACCTTCGAAGTCACATggcagaagaaagcaaaaatgagTACGCGGCCCAACTACAGCGCTTCAACCGAGACCAATCCCACTTCTATTTTTCCCAGATGCCCCAGATATTTGAT AAGCTGCAGGACATGGATGAGCGGCGGGCTGCCCACCTGGGAGCCGGGTATGGGCTCCTGTCGGAGGCCGAGCTACAGGTGGTGCCCATCATCGCGAAATGTCTGGAGGGCATGAAGGTGGCTGCAGATGCTGTAGATGCCAAGAAC GATTCCCAGGTCCTAATCGAGCTGCACAAGTCAGGCTTTGCCCGCCCTGGTGACGTGGAATTCGAAGACTTCAGCCAGCCCATGAACCGCGTGCCCTCAGACAGCAGCCTGGGCACCCCCTCCGATGGACGGCCTGAGCTCCGAAGCTCAGGCCGTAGCCGTGCCAAGCGCTGGCCCTTCGGCAAGAAGAACAAG ccacgccccccacccctctcctccctgggggGCCCCCTGCCCTCGCCATTGCCTAATGGACCCCCATCCCCCCGCTCCGGCCTCGACCCCTTGGCCATACTGAGTGAGATCAGTAAGTCAGTCAAACCGCGGCTAGCATCCTTCCGCAGCCTTCGAGGCAGCCGTGGG ACAGTGGTGACGGAGGATTTCAGCCACTTGCCCCCAGAGCAGCAGAGAAAACGACTTCAGCAGCAGCTGGAAGAACGGAATCGTGAGCTACAGAAGGAGGTCGACCAGAG AGAAGccctgaagaaaatgaaggatgTGTATGAGAAGACACCCCAGATGGGGGACCCTGCCAGCTTGGAGCCCCGGATCACGGAAACCCTGAACAACATCGAACGGCTGAAATTGGAAGTGCAGAAGTATGAG GCTTGGCTGGTGGAAGCCGAGAGCCGGGTCCTGAGCAACCGGGGGGACAGCCTGGGCCGCCACCCCCGGCCTCCAGAGCCCCCAGCCAGTGCCCCTCCAGACAGCAGCAGCACCAACAGTGGACCGCAGGATGACAAGGAGAG CTCTGAAGAGCCCCTCTCCGAGGAGGGTCAGGATGCCCCCATCTACACGGAGTTTGATGAGGATTTTGAGGAGCCGGCATCCCCCATAGGTCACTGTGTGGCCATATACCACTTTGAAG GGTCCAGCGAGGGCACCATCTCCATGGCTGAGGGTGAAGACCTCAGTCTCATGGAGGAGGACAAAGGTGATGGCTGGACCCGGGTCAGGCGGAAACAGGGAGGTGAGGGCTATGTGCCCACCTCCTACCTCCGTGTCACGCTCAGCTGA
- the TRIP10 gene encoding cdc42-interacting protein 4 isoform X2, translating to MDWGTELWDQFEVLERHTQWGLDLLDKYVKFVKERTEVEQAYAKQLRSLVKKYLPKRLAKDDPESKFSQQQSFVQILQEVNDFAGQRELVAENLGVRVCLELAKYSQEMKQERKMHFQEGRRAQQQLESSFKQLENSKRKFERDCREAEKAAQTAERLDQDINATKADVEKAKQQAHLRSHMAEESKNEYAAQLQRFNRDQSHFYFSQMPQIFDKLQDMDERRAAHLGAGYGLLSEAELQVVPIIAKCLEGMKVAADAVDAKNDSQVLIELHKSGFARPGDVEFEDFSQPMNRVPSDSSLGTPSDGRPELRSSGRSRAKRWPFGKKNKTVVTEDFSHLPPEQQRKRLQQQLEERNRELQKEVDQREALKKMKDVYEKTPQMGDPASLEPRITETLNNIERLKLEVQKYEAWLVEAESRVLSNRGDSLGRHPRPPEPPASAPPDSSSTNSGPQDDKESSEEPLSEEGQDAPIYTEFDEDFEEPASPIGHCVAIYHFEGSSEGTISMAEGEDLSLMEEDKGDGWTRVRRKQGGEGYVPTSYLRVTLS from the exons GATCAGTTTGAGGTGCTCGAGCGGCACACGCAGTGGGGGCTGGACCTGTTGGACAAATACGTGAAGTTCGTGAAAGAGCGGACCGAGGTGGAGCAGGCTTATGCAAAGCAGCTGAG GAGCCTGGTGAAAAAATACCTGCCCAAGAGACTTGCCAAAGATGACCCGGAATCCAA GTTCAGCCAGCAGCAGTCCTTTGTGCAGATTCTCCAGGAGGTGAATGACTTTGCAGGCCAGCGAGAGCTGGTGGCCGAGAACCTTGGCGTCCGTGTGTGTCTTGAGCTGGCCAAGTACTCGCAGGAGatgaaacaggagagaaagaTG CACTTTCAGGAAGGCCGCCGGGCTCAGCAGCAGCTGGAAAGTAGCTTCAAACAGCTGGAGAAT AGTAAGCGTAAGTTTGAGCGGGACTGCCGGGAGGCTGAAAAGGCAGCCCAGACCGCTGAGCGACTTGATCAGGATATCAATGCCACCAAGGCTGACGTGGAGAAG GCCAAGCAACAAGCCCACCTTCGAAGTCACATggcagaagaaagcaaaaatgagTACGCGGCCCAACTACAGCGCTTCAACCGAGACCAATCCCACTTCTATTTTTCCCAGATGCCCCAGATATTTGAT AAGCTGCAGGACATGGATGAGCGGCGGGCTGCCCACCTGGGAGCCGGGTATGGGCTCCTGTCGGAGGCCGAGCTACAGGTGGTGCCCATCATCGCGAAATGTCTGGAGGGCATGAAGGTGGCTGCAGATGCTGTAGATGCCAAGAAC GATTCCCAGGTCCTAATCGAGCTGCACAAGTCAGGCTTTGCCCGCCCTGGTGACGTGGAATTCGAAGACTTCAGCCAGCCCATGAACCGCGTGCCCTCAGACAGCAGCCTGGGCACCCCCTCCGATGGACGGCCTGAGCTCCGAAGCTCAGGCCGTAGCCGTGCCAAGCGCTGGCCCTTCGGCAAGAAGAACAAG ACAGTGGTGACGGAGGATTTCAGCCACTTGCCCCCAGAGCAGCAGAGAAAACGACTTCAGCAGCAGCTGGAAGAACGGAATCGTGAGCTACAGAAGGAGGTCGACCAGAG AGAAGccctgaagaaaatgaaggatgTGTATGAGAAGACACCCCAGATGGGGGACCCTGCCAGCTTGGAGCCCCGGATCACGGAAACCCTGAACAACATCGAACGGCTGAAATTGGAAGTGCAGAAGTATGAG GCTTGGCTGGTGGAAGCCGAGAGCCGGGTCCTGAGCAACCGGGGGGACAGCCTGGGCCGCCACCCCCGGCCTCCAGAGCCCCCAGCCAGTGCCCCTCCAGACAGCAGCAGCACCAACAGTGGACCGCAGGATGACAAGGAGAG CTCTGAAGAGCCCCTCTCCGAGGAGGGTCAGGATGCCCCCATCTACACGGAGTTTGATGAGGATTTTGAGGAGCCGGCATCCCCCATAGGTCACTGTGTGGCCATATACCACTTTGAAG GGTCCAGCGAGGGCACCATCTCCATGGCTGAGGGTGAAGACCTCAGTCTCATGGAGGAGGACAAAGGTGATGGCTGGACCCGGGTCAGGCGGAAACAGGGAGGTGAGGGCTATGTGCCCACCTCCTACCTCCGTGTCACGCTCAGCTGA